The Mycolicibacterium smegmatis genome has a window encoding:
- a CDS encoding VOC family protein gives MGLSVEMVTVDCADPDALAQWWSQAVGGDVNVLAPGEFSVLVRPEGVRLGFQKVPDPTPGKNRLHLDLSAADVEAEVARLVGLGAEETGRHSYGPEFSWVVLADPEGNAFCIGGGD, from the coding sequence ATGGGACTCTCCGTGGAAATGGTGACCGTGGACTGTGCCGATCCCGATGCGCTCGCGCAGTGGTGGTCGCAGGCCGTCGGCGGTGACGTGAACGTGCTGGCGCCGGGCGAGTTCTCGGTGCTCGTGCGCCCCGAGGGCGTGCGCCTGGGCTTCCAGAAGGTGCCCGATCCGACGCCGGGCAAGAATCGCCTGCACCTCGACCTGTCGGCCGCGGATGTCGAGGCCGAGGTGGCCCGGCTCGTGGGGCTGGGCGCGGAGGAGACCGGACGGCACAGCTACGGGCCGGAGTTCAGCTGGGTCGTGCTGGCCGATCCCGAGGGCAACGCGTTCTGCATCGGGGGCGGCGACTAG
- a CDS encoding M18 family aminopeptidase has translation MPASPHSLCEFIDASPSPFHVCATAAARLRDAGYTELAETDAWPASGRFFTVRAGSLVAWRTVEDTGAPFRIVGGHTDSPNLRVKQRPDRMVAGWQVVALQPYGGAWLNSWLDRDLGISGRLTLRDESADDGIAHHLVRIDDPILRVPQLAIHLSDDRKGVSPDPQRHLNGVWGLGERPGVFIEFVADRAGVDAADVLGFDLMTHDLAPSAVTGAAGEFVSAPRLDNQATCYAGLEAFLAAEESGYLPVLALFDHEEVGSQSDHGAQSELLPTVLERIALAAGQSREDFLRRVAGSMVASGDMAHATHPNYPERHEPGHLIEVNAGPVLKVQPNLRYATDGRTAAAFALACDQAGVPLQRYEHRADLPCGSTIGPMTAARTGIPTVDVGAAQLAMHSAREFMGAHDVAAYSAALQAFLSPA, from the coding sequence ATGCCAGCCAGCCCCCACAGCTTGTGTGAGTTCATCGACGCGTCGCCGTCGCCGTTCCATGTGTGCGCCACCGCGGCCGCGCGGCTGCGCGACGCGGGCTACACCGAGCTTGCCGAAACGGACGCATGGCCCGCGTCGGGCAGGTTCTTCACCGTGCGGGCCGGATCGCTGGTGGCCTGGCGGACCGTCGAAGACACCGGCGCACCGTTCCGCATCGTCGGAGGTCACACCGACAGCCCCAACCTGCGGGTCAAGCAGCGTCCCGACCGCATGGTCGCAGGCTGGCAGGTGGTCGCGCTGCAGCCCTACGGCGGGGCCTGGCTGAACTCGTGGCTGGACCGCGACCTCGGGATCAGCGGCAGGCTGACGCTGCGCGACGAGAGCGCGGACGACGGCATCGCGCACCACCTGGTGCGGATAGACGATCCGATTCTGCGGGTGCCGCAGCTGGCCATCCATCTGTCCGATGACCGCAAGGGGGTCAGCCCGGATCCGCAGCGACACCTCAACGGTGTGTGGGGCCTGGGGGAGCGGCCCGGTGTGTTCATCGAGTTCGTCGCCGACCGCGCCGGTGTCGACGCCGCCGACGTACTCGGCTTCGACCTGATGACCCACGACCTCGCGCCCTCGGCGGTCACCGGCGCGGCCGGGGAGTTCGTCAGCGCACCGCGGCTCGACAACCAGGCCACGTGCTACGCGGGGCTGGAGGCGTTCCTCGCCGCAGAAGAGTCCGGGTACCTACCCGTGCTGGCGCTGTTCGACCACGAGGAGGTCGGCTCGCAGTCCGATCACGGTGCGCAGTCCGAACTGTTGCCCACTGTGCTTGAGCGCATCGCGCTCGCCGCCGGACAGAGCCGCGAGGACTTCCTGCGCCGCGTGGCCGGTTCGATGGTCGCCTCGGGCGACATGGCGCACGCGACACACCCCAACTACCCGGAGCGCCACGAACCCGGCCACCTCATCGAGGTCAACGCCGGGCCCGTGCTGAAGGTGCAGCCCAACCTGCGCTACGCGACCGACGGGCGCACCGCGGCCGCGTTCGCGCTCGCATGCGATCAGGCCGGCGTGCCGCTGCAGCGTTATGAGCACCGCGCCGATCTGCCGTGCGGGTCGACGATCGGGCCGATGACCGCCGCGCGCACCGGAATCCCCACGGTCGACGTCGGCGCGGCGCAACTCGCGATGCACTCGGCGCGCGAGTTCATGGGCGCGCATGACGTCGCGGCGTACTCGGCGGCGCTGCAGGCGTTCTTGTCACCGGCGTGA
- a CDS encoding Dyp-type peroxidase yields the protein MPAPQPQPVLAPLTPAAVFLVATIDQGQEATVHDALPDISGLVRAIGFRDPAKRLSAITSIGSDAWDRLFSGPRPAELHPFREIDGGRHHAPATPGDLLFHLRAESMDVCFELATKLVEAMSGAITIVDETHGFKFFDNRDLMGFVDGTENPDGNLAVVATQIGDEDPDFAGGCYVHVQKYLHDMASWNSLSVEEQERVIGRTKLDDIELDDDVKPANSHVALNVIEDEDGNELKIIRHNMPFGEIGKGEFGTYYIGYSRTPSVTERMLDNMFIGDPPGNTDRILDFSTAITGGLFFTPTVDFLDDPPPLPSEDDRAEPASAPSADPVHTDGSLGIGSLKGTR from the coding sequence GTGCCCGCACCACAGCCTCAGCCGGTTCTCGCCCCACTGACCCCGGCTGCCGTCTTCCTGGTTGCGACCATCGACCAAGGCCAGGAGGCGACAGTCCACGACGCGCTGCCCGACATCTCGGGTCTGGTCCGCGCCATCGGCTTCCGTGACCCCGCCAAGCGACTCTCGGCGATCACCTCGATCGGATCCGATGCATGGGACCGGTTGTTCAGCGGCCCACGCCCGGCCGAACTGCATCCGTTCCGCGAGATCGACGGTGGACGCCACCACGCGCCCGCGACGCCGGGCGATCTGCTGTTCCACCTGCGCGCCGAGTCCATGGACGTGTGTTTCGAACTGGCGACCAAGCTCGTCGAGGCCATGTCCGGGGCGATCACGATCGTCGACGAGACGCACGGATTCAAGTTCTTCGACAACCGTGACCTCATGGGGTTCGTCGACGGCACCGAGAACCCGGACGGCAACCTCGCGGTCGTCGCGACCCAGATCGGCGACGAGGACCCGGATTTCGCCGGCGGCTGCTACGTGCACGTGCAGAAGTACCTGCACGACATGGCTTCCTGGAACTCGCTGTCCGTCGAGGAGCAGGAACGCGTGATCGGCCGCACCAAGCTCGACGACATCGAGTTGGACGACGACGTCAAACCCGCCAATTCGCATGTGGCGCTCAACGTCATCGAGGACGAGGACGGCAACGAGCTCAAGATCATCCGGCACAACATGCCGTTCGGCGAGATCGGCAAGGGCGAGTTCGGTACGTACTACATCGGTTACTCGCGCACACCCAGCGTCACCGAGCGCATGCTCGACAACATGTTCATCGGTGATCCGCCGGGCAACACCGACCGCATCCTGGATTTCTCCACCGCCATCACCGGCGGGCTGTTCTTCACCCCCACCGTCGACTTCCTCGACGACCCACCACCTCTTCCGTCGGAGGACGACCGTGCCGAACCGGCTTCGGCGCCTTCGGCCGACCCGGTCCACACCGACGGCTCACTCGGAATCGGCAGCCTGAAAGGAACCCGCTGA
- a CDS encoding family 1 encapsulin nanocompartment shell protein, with product MNNLYRDLAPITESAWAEIELEATRTFKRHIAGRRVVDVSGPNGPTTASVSTGHLLDVSPPGDGVIAHLRDAKPLVRLRVPFTVARRDIDDVERGSQDSDWDPVKDAAKKLAFVEDRAIFEGYAAASIEGIRSSSSNPALALPDDAREIPDVIAQALSELRLAGVDGPYSVLLSAETYTKVSETTAHGYPIREHINRLVDGEIIWAPAIDGAFVLSTRGGDFDLQLGTDVSIGYLSHDAEVVHLYMEETMTFLCYTAEASVALTP from the coding sequence ATGAACAACCTCTATCGCGACCTCGCCCCGATCACCGAATCCGCTTGGGCCGAGATCGAACTGGAGGCGACCCGCACGTTCAAGCGTCACATCGCCGGACGCCGGGTGGTCGACGTCAGCGGGCCCAACGGTCCGACGACCGCGAGCGTCAGCACGGGTCATCTGCTCGACGTGAGCCCGCCCGGCGACGGCGTCATCGCGCATCTTCGCGATGCCAAACCGCTCGTGCGCCTGCGGGTGCCGTTCACGGTGGCGCGCAGGGACATCGACGACGTCGAGCGCGGCTCGCAGGACTCCGACTGGGATCCGGTCAAGGACGCCGCCAAGAAGCTCGCGTTCGTCGAGGACCGCGCGATCTTCGAGGGCTATGCCGCCGCGTCGATCGAGGGCATCCGCAGTTCCAGCTCCAACCCCGCGCTCGCACTGCCCGACGACGCCCGCGAGATCCCCGACGTGATCGCCCAGGCCCTCTCCGAGCTGCGTCTGGCCGGTGTCGACGGGCCCTACTCGGTGCTGCTCTCGGCCGAGACCTACACCAAGGTCAGCGAGACCACCGCACACGGATATCCGATCCGCGAGCACATCAACCGCCTCGTCGACGGTGAGATCATCTGGGCGCCCGCGATCGACGGTGCGTTCGTGTTGTCAACGCGCGGCGGTGATTTCGACCTGCAGCTCGGCACCGACGTGTCCATCGGCTACCTGTCCCATGACGCCGAGGTGGTCCACCTCTACATGGAGGAGACCATGACGTTCCTGTGCTACACCGCTGAGGCCTCTGTCGCGCTGACCCCCTGA
- the purQ gene encoding phosphoribosylformylglycinamidine synthase subunit PurQ, with protein MTTRVGVITFPGTLDDIDAARAVRLAGAEAVSLWHADADLHGVDAVVVPGGFSYGDYLRCGAIAKFAPVMGSVVEAANKGMPVLGICNGFQVLCEAGLLPGALTRNAGLHFVCRDVWLEVASNTSAWTTRYETGADLLIPLKSGEGRYVASESVLDELEGEDRVVFRYRENLNGSMRDIAGICSENRRVVGLMPHPEHATEALTGPSDDGLGLFYSALDAILSV; from the coding sequence ATGACCACTCGTGTGGGCGTGATCACGTTCCCCGGCACGCTGGACGACATCGACGCGGCCCGCGCGGTCCGTCTGGCGGGTGCTGAGGCCGTGAGCCTGTGGCACGCCGACGCGGATCTGCACGGCGTCGACGCGGTCGTGGTGCCCGGCGGTTTCTCCTACGGGGACTACCTGCGGTGCGGCGCCATCGCGAAGTTCGCGCCCGTGATGGGCTCGGTGGTCGAGGCCGCCAACAAGGGCATGCCCGTGCTCGGCATCTGCAACGGCTTCCAGGTGCTGTGCGAGGCCGGCCTGCTGCCCGGCGCGCTGACCCGCAACGCGGGTCTGCACTTCGTCTGCCGCGACGTGTGGCTCGAAGTGGCGTCCAACACCTCGGCGTGGACCACGCGCTACGAGACCGGTGCCGACCTGCTGATCCCGCTGAAGTCCGGCGAGGGGCGCTACGTGGCGTCCGAGTCCGTGCTCGACGAACTCGAGGGCGAGGACCGCGTGGTCTTCCGCTATCGCGAGAACCTCAACGGGTCGATGCGCGACATCGCGGGCATCTGCTCGGAGAATCGCCGCGTCGTCGGCCTCATGCCGCATCCCGAACACGCCACCGAGGCGTTGACCGGACCGTCCGACGACGGACTGGGCCTGTTCTACTCCGCGCTCGACGCCATCCTGTCGGTCTGA
- the purS gene encoding phosphoribosylformylglycinamidine synthase subunit PurS, translated as MAKVVVHVMPKAEILDPQGQAIVGALGRLGHKGISDVRQGKRFELEVDDSVTDETLNEIAESLLANTVIEDFTVSREDA; from the coding sequence GTGGCAAAGGTGGTTGTGCACGTCATGCCCAAGGCTGAGATCCTCGACCCGCAAGGTCAGGCCATCGTGGGAGCGCTTGGCCGACTCGGGCACAAAGGCATATCAGACGTTCGGCAGGGCAAGCGTTTTGAGCTTGAGGTCGATGATTCCGTGACCGACGAAACCCTCAACGAGATCGCGGAATCGCTCCTGGCGAACACCGTCATCGAGGACTTCACTGTGAGCCGGGAGGACGCATGA
- a CDS encoding MBL fold metallo-hydrolase — protein sequence MQLTHFGHSCLLATISDTTVLFDPGNFSHGFEGITGLSAILITHQHPDHADTTRLPALLDANPQAKLYADPQTAAQLGEPWTAVHVGDEFTIGSINVRGVGGKHAVIHPEIPVIDNISYLLGDDEHPARFMHPGDALFVPGEPVDVLATPAAAPWMKVSEAVDYLRAVAPRAAVPIHQGIIAPDARGVFYGRLSEMTSTDFQVLQEENGTEV from the coding sequence ATGCAACTGACCCATTTCGGACATTCGTGCCTTTTGGCCACCATTTCCGATACGACGGTGTTGTTCGACCCCGGCAACTTCTCGCACGGTTTCGAGGGCATCACCGGGCTGTCGGCGATCCTGATCACCCATCAGCACCCCGATCACGCCGACACGACGCGTCTGCCCGCGCTGCTCGACGCGAACCCGCAGGCGAAGCTGTACGCCGATCCGCAGACGGCGGCGCAACTCGGTGAGCCGTGGACCGCAGTGCACGTCGGTGACGAGTTCACCATCGGCTCGATCAACGTCCGCGGTGTCGGCGGCAAGCACGCCGTCATCCACCCGGAAATCCCTGTCATCGACAACATCTCGTACCTGCTCGGTGACGACGAGCATCCGGCCCGGTTCATGCATCCGGGTGATGCATTGTTCGTCCCAGGCGAACCGGTCGACGTGCTCGCGACGCCTGCGGCCGCGCCGTGGATGAAAGTGTCTGAGGCCGTGGACTATCTGCGTGCCGTCGCACCGCGCGCCGCGGTGCCGATCCATCAGGGCATCATCGCCCCGGACGCGCGCGGCGTCTTCTACGGGCGCCTGTCGGAGATGACGTCGACGGATTTCCAGGTGCTGCAGGAGGAGAACGGCACCGAGGTCTGA
- a CDS encoding FAD-binding dehydrogenase: protein MADADVIVVGAGLAGLVAACELVERGHSVIIVDQENAANIGGQAFWSFGGLFFVNSPEQRRLGIRDSQELALQDWLGTAGFDRPEDHWPREWAHAYVDFAAGEKRSWLRARGLQTFPLVGWAERGGYDALGHGNSVPRFHITWGTGPALVEIFARRIRDSVRVRFAHRHRVDELIVNEGLVAGVRGSILEPSNAPRGVASSRKVVGDFEFRASAVIVASGGIGGNLELVRKNWPARLGRVPDQLISGVPAHVDGRMIGIAESAGAHVINNDRMWHYTEGITNYDPVWPNHGIRILPGPSSLWLDANGDRLPVPLYPGYDTLGTLEHICRSGQDYTWFILNARIIAKEFALSGQEQNPDLTSRNVRDLLSRVKPGAPAPVQAFVDHGVDFVSATSLRDLVAGMNDLPDVVPLDYAKVAAEVTARDREVANRFTKDGQITAIRAARNYLGDRFTRVVAPHRLTDPKAGPLIAVKLHILTRKTLGGLETDLDSRVLKEDGTTFGGLYAAGEAAGFGGGGVHGYRSLEGTFLGGCIFSGRAAGRGAAADIA, encoded by the coding sequence ATGGCAGACGCCGACGTCATCGTCGTGGGGGCAGGTCTGGCCGGACTGGTCGCCGCATGCGAGCTCGTCGAACGCGGGCACAGCGTGATCATCGTCGACCAGGAGAACGCGGCCAACATCGGTGGCCAGGCCTTCTGGTCGTTCGGGGGCCTGTTCTTCGTCAACAGTCCCGAGCAGCGCAGGCTCGGGATCCGCGACAGCCAGGAACTCGCCCTGCAGGACTGGCTGGGCACCGCGGGCTTCGACCGGCCCGAGGACCACTGGCCGCGTGAGTGGGCCCATGCCTACGTCGACTTCGCGGCGGGGGAGAAGCGCAGCTGGTTGCGGGCGCGTGGGCTGCAGACCTTCCCGCTGGTCGGCTGGGCCGAGCGCGGCGGGTACGACGCGCTGGGGCACGGCAATTCGGTGCCACGGTTCCACATCACGTGGGGCACCGGTCCGGCGCTCGTCGAAATCTTCGCGCGGCGCATCCGCGACAGCGTGCGGGTGCGGTTCGCCCACCGGCACCGGGTCGACGAACTCATCGTCAACGAGGGCCTGGTGGCCGGGGTGCGCGGCTCGATCCTGGAGCCCAGCAACGCCCCGCGCGGTGTCGCGTCGTCGCGGAAAGTGGTCGGCGACTTCGAATTCCGAGCCTCCGCGGTGATCGTCGCGAGCGGCGGCATAGGTGGCAACCTGGAACTGGTGCGCAAGAACTGGCCGGCGCGGCTTGGCCGGGTGCCCGATCAGTTGATCAGCGGCGTGCCCGCGCACGTCGACGGCCGCATGATCGGCATCGCCGAATCGGCGGGCGCCCACGTGATCAACAACGACCGCATGTGGCACTACACCGAAGGCATCACCAACTACGACCCCGTGTGGCCCAACCATGGCATCCGGATCCTGCCCGGTCCGTCGTCACTGTGGTTGGACGCCAACGGCGATCGGCTCCCTGTCCCGCTGTATCCCGGATACGACACGCTCGGCACGTTGGAGCACATCTGCCGCAGCGGGCAGGACTACACGTGGTTCATCCTCAACGCGCGCATCATCGCCAAGGAGTTTGCGCTGTCGGGCCAGGAGCAGAACCCGGATCTCACATCACGCAACGTGCGCGACCTCCTCTCGCGCGTCAAGCCCGGTGCGCCGGCGCCCGTGCAGGCGTTCGTCGACCACGGCGTCGACTTCGTGAGCGCCACCTCGCTGCGGGATCTGGTGGCAGGCATGAACGATCTGCCCGACGTCGTACCGCTGGACTACGCCAAGGTGGCGGCCGAGGTCACCGCGCGCGACCGTGAGGTGGCCAACCGCTTCACCAAGGACGGCCAGATCACCGCGATCCGCGCCGCGCGCAACTACCTGGGCGACCGGTTCACGCGCGTCGTCGCACCGCACCGCCTCACCGATCCCAAGGCGGGTCCGCTGATCGCGGTGAAACTGCACATCCTCACGCGAAAGACGCTGGGGGGACTGGAAACCGACCTGGACTCGCGCGTCCTCAAAGAGGACGGCACCACGTTCGGCGGGTTGTACGCGGCCGGTGAGGCCGCGGGATTCGGCGGCGGCGGCGTGCACGGCTACCGGTCGCTGGAGGGGACGTTCCTCGGCGGCTGCATCTTCTCCGGGCGTGCCGCCGGCCGCGGTGCGGCCGCCGACATCGCCTGA
- a CDS encoding DUF2334 domain-containing protein has product MTGQLIVSISQISHRTLDEVATFCAELDARGVPASLLVVPRLKGGYRLESDAQTVGWLTARRASGDAVVLHGYDEATTKKRRGEFAALPAHEANLRLLGADRILEHLGLRTRLFAAPGWNVSPGTVTALPRNGFRLVADLHGITDLVRRTTTRARVVGIGEGFLTEPWWCRTLVLTAERTARRGGVVRVAVAARHLRAPGPRQAMLDAVDLALLHGCVPTVYRWQPESASPSVLNKAA; this is encoded by the coding sequence GTGACCGGACAACTCATCGTCTCGATCTCCCAGATCAGCCACCGCACCCTGGACGAGGTCGCGACGTTCTGCGCCGAACTCGATGCCCGCGGTGTGCCCGCGTCACTGCTGGTGGTGCCGCGGCTCAAGGGTGGCTACCGGCTCGAGAGCGATGCCCAGACCGTCGGGTGGCTCACCGCGCGGCGCGCGTCCGGCGACGCCGTGGTGCTGCACGGTTACGACGAGGCCACGACGAAGAAACGCCGCGGTGAGTTCGCCGCGCTGCCCGCGCACGAGGCCAACCTGCGGTTGCTCGGCGCCGACCGGATCCTCGAACACCTGGGCCTGCGCACCAGGCTGTTCGCGGCCCCCGGTTGGAACGTCTCACCGGGAACGGTGACGGCGCTGCCGCGCAACGGCTTTCGATTGGTGGCCGACCTGCACGGGATCACCGACCTGGTCCGCCGGACCACCACCCGCGCCCGCGTCGTCGGAATCGGGGAAGGTTTCCTCACCGAACCGTGGTGGTGCCGCACGCTGGTGCTGACCGCCGAGCGCACCGCGCGCCGCGGCGGGGTGGTGCGAGTCGCGGTTGCCGCGCGGCACCTGCGGGCGCCGGGACCGCGCCAGGCCATGCTCGACGCGGTCGATCTGGCTTTGCTGCACGGATGCGTGCCCACGGTGTATCGATGGCAGCCCGAATCTGCTTCGCCCTCTGTACTGAACAAGGCCGCCTGA
- a CDS encoding glutathione peroxidase has translation MSLKNINLTTLDGKQTTLGELAPGAALVVNVASKCGLTPQYSALEKLAQEYGDRGLTVIGVPCNQFMGQEPGTAEEIQTFCSTTYGVTFPLLAKTDVNGAERHPLYAALTETPDAGGEAGDIQWNFEKFLLAADGTVVNRFRPRTEPDAPEVIEAIEKVVS, from the coding sequence GTGAGCCTCAAGAACATCAACTTGACCACCCTCGACGGCAAGCAGACCACGCTCGGCGAGTTGGCCCCCGGGGCCGCACTCGTCGTCAACGTCGCCTCGAAATGCGGTCTGACACCGCAATACAGCGCACTGGAGAAACTCGCGCAGGAATACGGTGACCGCGGCCTCACGGTGATCGGTGTGCCCTGTAACCAATTCATGGGACAGGAACCGGGCACGGCCGAGGAAATTCAGACGTTCTGTTCGACCACCTACGGCGTGACGTTCCCGTTGCTGGCCAAGACCGACGTCAACGGCGCAGAGCGCCACCCGCTGTACGCCGCACTGACCGAGACCCCCGACGCCGGTGGCGAGGCGGGCGACATCCAGTGGAACTTCGAGAAGTTCCTGCTGGCCGCCGATGGCACCGTCGTCAACCGGTTCCGGCCCCGCACAGAACCGGACGCGCCTGAGGTGATCGAGGCGATCGAGAAGGTCGTTTCGTAA
- a CDS encoding TetR/AcrR family transcriptional regulator — protein sequence MAYHHGDLKAVILQHAATLVAERGADGISLRELARTAGVSHAAPAHHFTDRRGLFTALATEGYQLLADALKDVRGQFIDAAKAYVRFALDHPGHYAVMFDKSLYDDTDPGLVAAASAAGAELNRGVGTLDDPKAKDDPAGAALAAWSMVHGFSLLWLNDAIDTDRDPIATVERLGAILFDG from the coding sequence ATGGCGTACCACCATGGCGACCTCAAGGCTGTGATCCTGCAGCACGCGGCGACGCTGGTGGCCGAGCGCGGAGCGGACGGCATCTCGCTGCGCGAACTCGCGCGCACCGCGGGGGTCTCTCACGCCGCGCCGGCGCACCATTTCACCGACCGGCGCGGCCTGTTCACCGCGCTGGCCACCGAGGGGTACCAACTGCTGGCCGACGCGCTGAAAGACGTGCGCGGGCAGTTCATCGACGCCGCCAAGGCGTATGTGCGCTTCGCGCTCGATCATCCGGGCCACTACGCGGTCATGTTCGACAAGTCGCTGTACGACGACACCGACCCGGGTCTCGTCGCGGCCGCCTCGGCGGCGGGTGCCGAGCTCAACCGCGGGGTCGGCACCCTCGACGACCCCAAGGCCAAGGACGATCCGGCTGGGGCTGCGCTCGCGGCATGGTCGATGGTGCACGGTTTTTCGCTGCTGTGGCTCAACGACGCGATCGACACCGACCGTGACCCGATCGCCACGGTCGAGCGTCTGGGAGCCATCCTGTTCGACGGCTGA
- a CDS encoding DoxX family protein — MAVFATLVLGTVIARIVGLLGVAYVDTWSSAAAVGLAAMFALTGIAHFVDPLRRDMIAIVPPRLPAPGLLVTVTGALELLGAAGLLYPPTRVAAAVCLFVLMLAMFPANVYAARMPDPPKSMTSKLGVRTAEEGVYLAAAVLVAIGGGQ; from the coding sequence ATGGCGGTATTCGCGACACTGGTGCTCGGCACCGTCATCGCCAGGATCGTGGGACTGCTCGGCGTCGCCTACGTCGACACGTGGTCGTCGGCGGCCGCGGTCGGCCTGGCCGCGATGTTCGCGCTGACCGGGATCGCCCACTTCGTCGATCCGTTGCGCCGCGACATGATCGCGATCGTGCCGCCGCGCCTGCCCGCGCCGGGACTGCTGGTCACCGTCACCGGCGCGCTCGAACTCCTCGGCGCGGCAGGCCTGCTGTACCCGCCGACGCGCGTCGCGGCCGCGGTGTGCCTGTTCGTGTTGATGCTGGCCATGTTCCCGGCCAACGTCTACGCCGCGCGGATGCCCGATCCGCCCAAGTCGATGACGTCGAAGCTAGGTGTCCGGACCGCCGAAGAGGGCGTCTACCTGGCCGCTGCCGTACTGGTCGCGATCGGCGGCGGCCAATAG